In Pseudomonas saponiphila, the genomic stretch CTTATCAATCATGTTGAAACACTGGCCTCCCCTGAATGCCCTGCGCGGCTTCGAAGCCGCCGCGCGCCTGGGCAGCTTTCACCAGGCGGCGCAGGAACTGCACCTCACGCAATCGGCCATCAGCCAGCAGATCCGCAGCCTGGAAAACTTTCTCGAACAACCGCTGTTCTACCGCAGCGGGCGCAGCGTGACCCTGACCGACGCCGGCCACGATCTGCGCAGCACCACCCAGTCGCTGCTGCAGCAACTGGCGGTGGGCATCCGCCGCCTGGAGCAGTACCGCAAGCCCAACCAACTGGTGGTCAACACCAGCCCGGCCTTCGCCCGCCACTGGCTGCTGCCGCGCCTGGGTGAGTTCCATCGCCTGCACCCGGAAGTCGACCTGTGGCTGTTCACCAGCTTCGAGCCGCCGGACATGAGCACCCAGACCATCGACCTGACCCTGCGCGACGACCTGAGCGCCCAGGCCGAATGCAGCTACCTGGAGCTGTACAGCGATCGCCTGTACCCGGCCTGCCACCCCAGCGTGCTGGAGCAACCCGAAGCGCTGCGCACCACCTTGCATGGCGAACGGGAGATGGACTGGAGCCATTGGCTGGTGGAAGGCGGCGCGGACATTGGCCAGCGCAGCAACGGCCTGAACTTCTCCGACCCGGGCCTGTTGCTGGACGCCGCCTGCGCGGGCCACGGCATTGCCCTGGTCAGCCAGTTGCTGACCCAGCAGGCCCGGGCCCAGGGCTTGCTGGCCCCATTGTGCGAACAGAGCGTGCGCGGCCCGACCTGGGCCTGGCTGATTCACCGCGACAGCGAAGGCAGCCCGCTGACCCGCAGCTTCTGCGAGTGGTTGCTGGGCGCCTTGCAAGTCCCGGCCGAGCCATGAGCGGCGGGCGCAAAACCGTTTTCCATTCCTGGTGGTAACCCCGCGCAAGGCGGCGCCTTAAGCTGGCGCCGGTGCAATCCGCATCGTCTTCCAGGAGCCGCCCGTGCCCCCGATCCACGACATCAACTGGCCGTTGTGGCTGTCCACCATGCTGCCCATGGCCCTGAGCGCCGGGCCCGGCAACCTGATGGTGGCCAGCTCCGGCGCCCGCAGCGGCGTGCGCCGCTCGCTGCGCTTCATCCTCGGCCTCGATGTGACTTACTGGCTGCTGGCCCTGCTGGTGGGGCTGGGGCTGTATCACAGCCTGGCGGCGCAACCGCAATGGCTCTGGGGCCTGCGGGTGGCCGGCAGCCTGTACATTTTCTGGCGCGGCCTGCGCCTGTTGCTGCGCTCGCGGGGCTTGTCCGCCGCGCCGGACGAGCCCCTGGGCTTTCGCGATGGCGTGCTGCTGCAACTGGGCAATGTGCAGGGCCTGGTGATGCTGCTGGTGATGTTCTCGACCTTCAGCCCCGGCACCGACGCCGGCAGCGCCGTGGTGCTGGTGCTCAGCGCCGCACTGATCGCGGTCAATCTGTTCGGCCACCTGCTCTGGGCCGGCCTGGGCTCCAGCCTGCAGGTGCTGATGCGCGACCGACCGGGGTTGCTGGTGGCGCAGAACGCCCTGTTCGGCTTGCTGTTGATGGCGGTGGCCGTGTGGATCTCCCTGCGCGGCGCCTAGCTCGCGCCCCTCACCCGCCCTGCAGCCCGTGACGCGCCAGCAGCTCACAGAGAAACGCCACCACCCGGTCGACCCGCTCCTGACCCTGGGTCGCCTGGTTGCGCAACAGCCAGATATCGGCACGGTGAACCGGGGTCTGGGGCAACACCCGGAGCAGGCCCAAAGGCTCGGCAATATAGACCGGCAAGGCGGCGATCCCCAGCCCCGCCTGCACCGCCTTGAGCTGCGCTTCCAGGTTGCCGGTGCGCATCCACAGCGGCTGGCCGCCGCTGAGCTGGTCCAGCCAGCGGGCCAGGGGCAGGTGCTCCAGTGTCTGGTTCCAGCCAATCAGCGAATGCTGGCCCAGGTCCGCCGGTTGCTCGGGGCAACCCTGGGCCGAGGCATAACCTGGGGAACAGAACAGGGCCTGGGTCAGCTCGCCAACCCGACGCAGGGTGAAGTTGCCGGCCTCCGGCCGCTGCAGGCGCAGCAGCAGATCACTGTGGCTCTGAGTGAGCTTGACCGAACGCGCAGCATTGACGAAATCGAAGCTGATCTGCGGGTGCTGCAGGCGAAACTGCGCCAGCGCGGGAATGATC encodes the following:
- a CDS encoding LysR family transcriptional regulator, with protein sequence MLKHWPPLNALRGFEAAARLGSFHQAAQELHLTQSAISQQIRSLENFLEQPLFYRSGRSVTLTDAGHDLRSTTQSLLQQLAVGIRRLEQYRKPNQLVVNTSPAFARHWLLPRLGEFHRLHPEVDLWLFTSFEPPDMSTQTIDLTLRDDLSAQAECSYLELYSDRLYPACHPSVLEQPEALRTTLHGEREMDWSHWLVEGGADIGQRSNGLNFSDPGLLLDAACAGHGIALVSQLLTQQARAQGLLAPLCEQSVRGPTWAWLIHRDSEGSPLTRSFCEWLLGALQVPAEP
- a CDS encoding LysE family translocator — encoded protein: MPPIHDINWPLWLSTMLPMALSAGPGNLMVASSGARSGVRRSLRFILGLDVTYWLLALLVGLGLYHSLAAQPQWLWGLRVAGSLYIFWRGLRLLLRSRGLSAAPDEPLGFRDGVLLQLGNVQGLVMLLVMFSTFSPGTDAGSAVVLVLSAALIAVNLFGHLLWAGLGSSLQVLMRDRPGLLVAQNALFGLLLMAVAVWISLRGA
- a CDS encoding LysR family transcriptional regulator; the encoded protein is MNWDDLRFFIAVANASNITDAGQALKVSASTVSRKILVLEQALNVLLFMKTTQGYFLTEAGQALLPMALEAQERFQLMTRQMSQPGARMAGLVRIDCPELMGSHLIIPALAQFRLQHPQISFDFVNAARSVKLTQSHSDLLLRLQRPEAGNFTLRRVGELTQALFCSPGYASAQGCPEQPADLGQHSLIGWNQTLEHLPLARWLDQLSGGQPLWMRTGNLEAQLKAVQAGLGIAALPVYIAEPLGLLRVLPQTPVHRADIWLLRNQATQGQERVDRVVAFLCELLARHGLQGG